In a single window of the Drosophila miranda strain MSH22 chromosome XL, D.miranda_PacBio2.1, whole genome shotgun sequence genome:
- the LOC117187410 gene encoding myb-like protein Q gives MKFFNLQQLYLNSAEFSLQILFAIFTVKIKCFVFQKLNLFHRKKKMSENSFNSKYLDDDDEDEAIAASEGKVSSQVAKRIWQPTIDDTTPGVWEPPEKPLPHVEEDAPMSAEALAEALAVSETASDFIHEVERSLYGDNSKENGSAQYFKAAENYSLFGANYMGLEEDKNKKPPPGFDQSSSQIAAGSAGVSGQSYSGGPSSSGMGGMAMSQQPQHKAANQPGPAALLPQQQQHPRHPSPATVPKVIAEAAALAGAGAGIDIGLHAHGHLPSATEMAIGHIYQELMGMNFNQANIQQQQHHHQQQQQHHHHHQQQHHHQQQQQQAALKQQAALLSCGQKAVTATGIVPDPRDVCSQSGVSCVSCPFASPGPLLGQLEDGQDITLHTHRLDD, from the exons ATGAAGTTTTTCaaccttcagcagctttactTGAACTCCGCGGAATTTTCGTTGCAAATactatttgccatttttacaGTGAAAATAAAGTGCTTTGTTTTTCAAAAACTTAATCTTTTCCACAGAAAAAAGAAG ATGTCGGAGAATAGCTTCAACTCAAAGTATttggacgatgacgatgaggacGAAGCGATTGCTGCCTCTGAGG GCAAAGTTTCGAGCCAGGTGGCCAAGCGCATCTGGCAGCCAACCATCGATGATACTACCCCTGGGGTCTGGGAGCCGCCCGAGAAGCCCCTGCCCCACGTGGAGGAGGATGCTCCGATGAGTGCCGAGGCCCTGGCGGAGGCTCTAGCGGTGAGCGAGACCGCCTCGGACTTTATACACGAAGTGGAGCGCTCTCTCTACGGCGACAACAGCAAGGAGAACGGCTCCGCCCAGTACTTCAAGGCGGCCGAGAATTATTCGCTGTTTGGCGCCAACTACATGGGCTTGGAGGAGGACAAGAACAAAAAACCGCCGCCGGGCTTCGACCAAAGCTCCAGTCAGATTGCGGCTGGATCGGCCGGAGTATCCGGCCAAAGCTACTCGGGG GGACCCTCTTCATCCGGAATGGGCGGCATGGCAATGtcccagcagccgcagcacaaGGCCGCGAATCAGCCAGGACCTGCAGCGCTGcttccacagcagcagcagcatccgcgTCATCCTTCGCCAGCGACAGTGCCCAAGGTCATAGCCGAGGCAGCAGCtctggctggagctggggctggcaTCGACATTGGCCTGCACGCCCATGGACATCTGCCCAGTGCCACGGAAATGGCCATCGGACACATTTACCAGGAGCTCATGGGCATGAATTTCAATCAGGCCaatatacagcagcagcaacaccaccaccagcagcagcagcagcaccaccaccaccaccagcagcagcaccaccaccagcagcagcagcagcaggcggctctgaagcagcaggcggctctcctCTCCTGCGGCCAAAAGGCCGTAACAGCAACTGGCATAGTCCCTGACCCACGCGACGTATGTTCTCAAAGCGGTGTTTCTTGCGTATCGTGCCCGTTTGCGTCGCCAGGTCCACTTCTGGGACAACTAGAGGACGGCCAGGACATTACACTCCACACCCACAGATTAGATGAC tag
- the LOC117187671 gene encoding RCC1 domain-containing protein 1-like: MWGRKCYGELGTGSISEQQAVPQPLSLRLPDGQTPARVHMGAEHGLLRTTAGEIYTWGWNEHGNCGNNSTENVCSA; this comes from the exons ATGTGGGGCCGCAAGTGCTACGGAGAGCTGGGCACGGGCTCGATCAGCGAGCAGCAGGCGGTGCCCCAGCCACTGAGCCTCCGACTGCCCGACGGCCAGACGCCTGCTCGCGTGCACATGGGGGCAGAGCACGGCCTGCTGCGGACTACAGCCGGCGAGATCTACACCTGGGGCTGGAACGAGCACGGAAACTGTGGCAACAACAGTACAGAGAATGT ATGCAGCGCGTGA
- the LOC117187477 gene encoding uncharacterized protein LOC117187477 yields MSENSFNSKYLDDDDEDDAIAASEGKVSSQVAKRIWQPTIDDTTPGVWEPPEKPLPHVEEDAPMSAEALAEALAVSETASDFIHEVERSLYGDNSKENGSAQYFKAAENYSLFGAN; encoded by the exons ATGTCGGAGAATAGCTTCAACTCAAAGTATttggacgatgacgatgaggacGATGCGATTGCTGCCTCTGAGG GCAAAGTTTCGAGCCAGGTGGCCAAGCGCATCTGGCAGCCAACCATCGATGATACTACCCCTGGGGTCTGGGAGCCGCCCGAGAAGCCCCTGCCCCACGTGGAGGAGGATGCTCCGATGAGTGCCGAGGCCCTGGCGGAGGCTCTAGCGGTGAGCGAGACCGCCTCGGACTTTATACACGAAGTGGAGCGCTCTCTCTACGGCGACAACAGCAAGGAGAACGGCTCCGCCCAGTACTTCAAGGCGGCCGAGAATTATTCGCTGTTTGGCGCCAACTAA
- the LOC108157386 gene encoding probable serine/threonine-protein kinase yakA — protein MGLEEDKNKKPPPGFDQSSSQIAAGSAGVSGQSYSGGPSSSGMGGMAMSQQPQHKAANQPGPAALLPQQQQHPRHPSPATVPRVIAEAAALAGAGTGIDIGLHAHGHLPSATEMTIGHIYQELMGMNFNQANIQQQQQQHHHQQQQQHHQQQQQQHHHQQQQQAALKQQQQAALKQQAALLSYGQKAVTATGIVPDPRDVCSQSGVSCVSCPFASPGPLLGQLEYGQDITLHTHRLDD, from the exons ATGGGCTTGGAGGAGGACAAGAACAAAAAACCGCCGCCGGGCTTCGACCAAAGCTCCAGTCAGATTGCGGCTGGATCGGCCGGAGTATCCGGCCAAAGCTACTCGGGG GGACCCTCTTCATCCGGAATGGGCGGCATGGCAATGtcccagcagccgcagcacaaGGCCGCGAATCAGCCAGGACCTGCAGCGCTGcttccacagcagcagcagcatccgcgTCATCCTTCGCCAGCGACAGTGCCCAGGGTCATAGCCGAGGCAGCAGCTCTGGCTGGAGCTGGGACTGGCATCGACATTGGCCTGCACGCCCATGGACATCTGCCCAGTGCCACGGAAATGACCATCGGACACATTTACCAGGAGCTCATGGGCATGAATTTCAATCAGGCCaatatacagcagcagcagcagcaacaccaccaccagcagcagcagcagcaccaccagcagcagcagcagcagcaccaccaccagcagcagcagcaggcggctctgaagcagcagcagcaggcggctctgaagcagcaggcggctctcctCTCCTACGGCCAAAAGGCCGTAACAGCAACTGGCATAGTCCCTGACCCACGCGACGTATGTTCTCAAAGCGGTGTTTCTTGCGTATCGTGCCCGTTTGCGTCGCCAGGTCCACTTCTGGGACAACTAGAGTACGGCCAGGACATTACACTCCACACCCACAGATTAGATGactag
- the LOC117187668 gene encoding RCC1 domain-containing protein 1-like, whose protein sequence is MWGRKCYGQLGTGSISEQQAVPQPLSLRLPDGQTPARVHMGAEHGLLRTTAGEIYTWGWNEHGNCGNNSTENVCSA, encoded by the exons ATGTGGGGCCGCAAGTGCTACGGACAGCTGGGCACGGGCTCGATCAGCGAGCAGCAGGCGGTGCCCCAGCCACTGAGCCTCCGACTGCCCGACGGCCAGACGCCTGCTCGCGTGCACATGGGGGCAGAGCACGGCCTGCTGCGGACTACAGCCGGCGAGATCTACACCTGGGGCTGGAACGAGCACGGAAACTGTGGCAACAACAGTACAGAGAATGT ATGCAGCGCGTGA
- the LOC117187414 gene encoding homeotic protein female sterile-like yields the protein MSENSFNSKYLDDDDEDDAIAASEGKVSSQVAKRIWQPTIDDTTPGVWEPPEKPLPHVEEDAPMSAEALAEALAVSETASDFIHEVERSLYGDNSKENGSAQYFKAAENYSLFGANYMGLEEDKNKKPPPGFDQSSSQIAAGSAGVSGQSYSGGPSSSGMGGMAMSQQPQHKAVNQPGPAALLPQQQQHPRHPSPATVPRVIAEAAALAGAGAGIDIGLHAHGHLPSATEMAIGHIYQELMGMNFNQANIQQQQQQHHHQQQQQHHHQQQQQHHHQQQQQQAALQQQQQAALKQQAALLSYGQKAVTATGIVPDPRDVCSQSGVSCVSCPFASPGPLLGQLEYGQDITLHTHRLDD from the exons ATGTCGGAGAATAGCTTCAACTCAAAGTATttggacgatgacgatgaggacGATGCGATTGCTGCCTCTGAGG GCAAAGTTTCGAGCCAGGTGGCCAAGCGCATCTGGCAGCCAACCATCGATGACACTACCCCTGGGGTCTGGGAGCCGCCCGAGAAGCCCCTGCCCCACGTGGAGGAGGATGCTCCGATGAGTGCCGAGGCCCTGGCGGAGGCTCTAGCGGTGAGCGAGACCGCCTCGGACTTTATACACGAAGTGGAGCGCTCTCTCTACGGCGACAACAGCAAGGAGAACGGCTCCGCCCAGTACTTCAAGGCGGCCGAGAATTATTCGCTGTTTGGCGCCAACTACATGGGCTTGGAGGAGGACAAGAACAAAAAACCGCCGCCGGGCTTCGACCAAAGCTCCAGTCAGATTGCGGCTGGATCGGCCGGAGTATCCGGCCAAAGCTACTCGGGG GGACCCTCTTCATCCGGAATGGGCGGCATGGCAATGtcccagcagccgcagcacaaGGCCGTGAATCAGCCAGGACCTGCAGCGCTGcttccacagcagcagcagcatccgcgTCATCCTTCGCCAGCGACAGTGCCCAGGGTCATAGCCGAGGCAGCAGCtctggctggagctggggctggcaTCGACATTGGCCTGCACGCCCATGGACATCTGCCCAGTGCCACGGAAATGGCCATCGGACACATTTACCAGGAGCTCATGGGCATGAATTTCAATCAGGCCaatatacagcagcagcagcagcaacaccaccaccagcagcagcagcagcaccaccaccagcagcagcagcagcaccaccaccagcagcagcagcagcaggcggctctccagcagcagcagcaggcggctctgaagcagcaggcggctctcctCTCCTACGGCCAAAAGGCCGTAACAGCAACTGGCATAGTCCCTGACCCACGCGACGTATGTTCTCAAAGCGGTGTTTCTTGCGTATCGTGCCCGTTTGCGTCGCCAGGTCCACTTCTGGGACAACTAGAGTACGGCCAGGACATTACACTCCACACCCACAGATTAGATGactag